ATAGCGCCGGTTGGTGCCAAGGCCGTCGCCATCATGGTTGATAAGCGTGAATTCCAGATTAAGCCAATAATCGCCCAAAAGGCCATGGCCAGGTAGATGATCATCGACATCCAGGCGGCCGGCACATGGATAAAGATAATGCGATAAGCCTCCCCCTGCTGATAATCCGTTGGCGCAACGAAGAACCCTATATATAAGCCGATCAGCGCCAATATTCCAGCAGGAATGGCAAACCAGGGGATCATCTTGCCTGCCAGCGGGTAAAAGCTGGCAGGCGAGGCATACTTGAACCAATTAATTCTCATGGCAATTAATCTTCATAACAACTTAATGTTGATAACAACTTGGAACCCGCTATTCTATCGAAATTCGTAGGGCTGATGCTATAGTCCAGGGCGATAAAATGAGCGCTAATACCAACATTGCCCCTAATAAAGAGAAATGTGCCTCGACAGGCAGCCCAGCAGCGGCATCACCGACCACTGATGCACCAAAAATCAGTACTGGCACAAATAGGGGTAAAACCAAAAGCGAAATCAATACACCGCCTCCGCGCAACCCCAGGGTCAGCGCCGCACCGACAGCGCCTAATAAACTTAAAGTCGGCGTGCCAATTAATAAGGTTGCCATTATCAGCAACGTGCTCTGACCATCAAGACCATACTGCAAGGCTAATAATGGCGAAATAATCACCAGCGGCAGCCCTGCTATCAACCAATGGGCAGCTACCTTAGCAAAGACAATGACGGGCAACGGATGATGCGAAATCACCATTTGTTCCAGCGTGCCATCAGCGTAATCACCGCTAAACAAACGCTCCAATGACAGCAAGGAAGCCAATAAAGCAGCCACCCAAATCACTCCTGGCCCCATAACCCGCAACAAGTCCGTGTCAGGCCCTACGGCCAAGGGAAATAAACTGACCACAATGACGAAGAAAAATACCGTCATCAACATATCAGCACGATTGCGCAAACCTAGCGTCAGGTCACGCAGCAGCAGGGTACGAAAAATAGCCAACACTTTCTATCTATACTCTATCAAGGGTGATTTCACGAACGTAGCCACTATCAAGCGGCACTGCCTGATGCGTGGTCAATAAGGCCATACCACCTGTTTGCAAATGCGCTTCGATCAGATTAGCAAGCATCTGTACTGCTTTAGCATCTAGCGCGTTAAACGGCTCGTCCAGAACCCACAGTTTAGCTTTGCTGAGTAACAAACGACACAGACCAACGCGTCGATGCTGACCCTGTGATAATTGTTTTACCAAAACATCCTCAAAACCGCGTAAGCCGATTT
This portion of the Gammaproteobacteria bacterium genome encodes:
- the ccmB gene encoding heme exporter protein CcmB, which translates into the protein MLAIFRTLLLRDLTLGLRNRADMLMTVFFFVIVVSLFPLAVGPDTDLLRVMGPGVIWVAALLASLLSLERLFSGDYADGTLEQMVISHHPLPVIVFAKVAAHWLIAGLPLVIISPLLALQYGLDGQSTLLIMATLLIGTPTLSLLGAVGAALTLGLRGGGVLISLLVLPLFVPVLIFGASVVGDAAAGLPVEAHFSLLGAMLVLALILSPWTIASALRISIE